Proteins found in one Streptomyces sp. NBC_00461 genomic segment:
- a CDS encoding universal stress protein, which yields MTGPVVVGVDGSPAGMTAAWWAASEALDRHLPVLLIHSWTTQPLNVPTAQEARSKQQHGREVLQRAEAELVHRYDGLAVTTQLVQAPAAQALLDHSERAALLVLGSRGHGSAASFLLGSISLHVLGLTQCPAVTVRADDPAVEAGWGHPAAAGRNEVVVGVQEPAAAADPLLEFAFTTAELHGTRVHAVRALPLFRPQAVPVGHDSGRHEVEARAQLTARLAPWREKFPDVPVVEQVTMGPAAQVVLSAATHGQLTVVGRRQHPSRLTWKLGPVAHAALHHVPGPVAVVPHD from the coding sequence ATGACCGGACCTGTAGTCGTCGGAGTCGACGGTTCCCCCGCCGGCATGACGGCCGCGTGGTGGGCCGCAAGCGAAGCCCTGGACAGGCATCTGCCCGTTCTTCTGATCCACTCGTGGACCACCCAGCCGCTCAACGTGCCCACCGCCCAAGAAGCTCGCAGCAAACAGCAGCACGGACGGGAAGTGCTGCAGCGGGCCGAAGCCGAACTCGTCCACCGCTACGACGGTCTGGCCGTCACGACGCAACTGGTACAGGCCCCCGCCGCGCAGGCCCTCCTGGACCACAGTGAGCGCGCGGCCCTGCTCGTACTCGGCTCTCGCGGACACGGCTCGGCGGCGAGCTTCCTGCTCGGCTCCATCAGCCTGCACGTCCTGGGCCTGACCCAGTGTCCGGCCGTCACGGTCCGGGCCGACGACCCTGCCGTCGAGGCCGGGTGGGGACACCCGGCGGCAGCCGGGCGGAACGAGGTCGTCGTGGGCGTGCAAGAGCCGGCAGCAGCAGCCGACCCCCTGCTGGAATTCGCCTTCACCACCGCCGAGTTGCACGGAACCCGCGTGCACGCCGTACGCGCTCTTCCGTTGTTCCGTCCGCAGGCGGTGCCCGTCGGCCACGACAGCGGCCGCCATGAAGTGGAGGCACGCGCGCAGCTCACGGCCAGGCTGGCGCCGTGGCGTGAGAAGTTCCCCGACGTCCCCGTCGTCGAGCAGGTCACCATGGGCCCCGCCGCGCAGGTGGTGCTGTCCGCCGCCACGCACGGTCAGCTCACGGTCGTGGGACGTCGGCAGCACCCGTCCCGCCTCACCTGGAAACTCGGGCCCGTCGCGCACGCGGCGCTGCACCACGTGCCGGGCCCCGTCGCAGTGGTTCCGCACGACTGA
- a CDS encoding response regulator transcription factor produces the protein MLVVEDDRGIAESLVRGLRQAGYAVEGVRTGRAALAAASCDVVLLDLGLPDIDGVEVCRRLRARSDAAIIAVTARGEEADRVLALDEGADDYLVKPFGLAELLARIRAVLRRRRPAGPEILRHGPLAVDLRTRQVAVDDRPVALTPKEFCILECLAADPGRVVSRQEILERAWDAHWYGPTKVLDVHVAALRRKLGAPGLIETVYGHGFRLGAVDGLQEQS, from the coding sequence GTGCTGGTCGTGGAGGACGACCGAGGCATCGCGGAGTCCCTGGTGCGCGGCCTGCGGCAGGCCGGATACGCAGTCGAGGGCGTCCGCACCGGCCGGGCGGCCCTGGCGGCCGCGTCCTGCGACGTCGTCCTCCTCGATCTCGGACTGCCCGACATCGACGGGGTCGAAGTGTGCCGACGGCTGCGCGCCCGGTCGGACGCCGCGATCATCGCCGTGACGGCGCGGGGTGAGGAGGCGGACCGGGTGCTCGCCCTGGACGAGGGCGCCGACGACTACCTGGTCAAGCCGTTCGGGCTGGCCGAGCTGCTGGCCCGGATACGCGCCGTGCTGCGCCGCCGGCGCCCGGCCGGGCCGGAGATCCTGCGTCACGGGCCGCTGGCGGTCGATCTGCGCACCCGGCAGGTCGCGGTGGACGACCGCCCGGTCGCGCTGACGCCCAAGGAGTTCTGCATCCTGGAGTGCCTGGCCGCCGATCCGGGGCGGGTGGTGAGCCGGCAGGAGATCCTGGAACGGGCCTGGGACGCCCACTGGTACGGCCCCACGAAGGTGCTGGACGTGCACGTCGCGGCGCTGCGCCGGAAGCTCGGCGCGCCAGGGCTGATCGAGACGGTGTACGGGCACGGGTTCCGACTCGGGGCGGTCGACGGGCTCCAGGAGCAGTCGTGA